The following nucleotide sequence is from Bacilli bacterium.
GCATTACGCGGGTGCCGGATCCAAAGACGCTTTGTATGTGCAAAGAAGCATCCTCTCCATAGAACAACCGAATCCGGTTGCGAATATTGAGCAAGGCAAAGTTCTCGCCGGAGGAAGAGCCCGGATCGCTGTTTGCGCGAAGCTGCAGATTCATTTCCCGCAGCTTGTCTTCCGGAATGCCCACGCCGTTATCGGTGATGTTGATTTCAATAAAACGTCCGTCTGCGGAAAGTGCGGCGGAGACACAAATCAAACCGTTGTCGTCGGCAAGCGGTTCGATGCCGTGCACGACGGCATTCTCAACCAGCGGTTGAATCAGCAGCTTGGGAATGTTCACATTTTTCAACTCCGGCAGCATTTCGATTTCGTAGTTCAATTTGCCGGAATAGCGAAATTTTTGCAGTGACAAGTAGTGACGAACCAATTCGAATTCCTGCTGCAAAGGAATGACTTCCTTGCCCGCGTTCAAGCTGATTTTAAATATCCCGGATAGGGAATAGATCATATCGGCGACCTGATGGTCGTTGTTTTTGTGGGCGGACCAAGCGATGGAGTTTAAAGTATTATAGAAAAAGTGCGGGTTGATCTGCGATTGCAGCAGCTTCAGTTCCGCTTGCCGTTGCTTGATTTCCGACGCATATACGTCATTAATCAAGTCCTTGATCCGTTGCACCATGATGTTGTAACCGCTGCCGAGCTGTCCGATCTCGTCGTTTCCTTTAAACTGCACGTTTTGCGAGAAATCGCCGCGCTGGAACTTTTTCATGGAAAGCACAATTTTCTGAATCGGTTTCGTAATGACCCCGGAAATGGAAAATGAAACGGCAATACTGATCAGCAGAGTGACGAACACAATCACCAGGGTTATCCATTTGATGCGGCTCAATTTGCGCAGCAAAGCGTCGCGCGGCTGCAACACCAATACGTGCCACCCCGTTACGGCAGATTGCAGGTGCGCAAACACCCAATCCTTCCGGTTTACTGCGTCGTCAATGTCGTTGAGACGGTTTACGGGATGGTCAAAGAAAGGAAGGTCGCCGAGCGAACGGCCGATCCATTCGCCCCGATTATCGGAAAGAACGACGCCGTCTTTGTTCAGCA
It contains:
- a CDS encoding histidine kinase — translated: YSNILQDPVIEHWSIEVPGSDQVIFHGDKMNKLLLTKVLKNYRTLRPEGVLILGIDERDIRSSYSPGPGPGKIIVLNKDGVVLSDNRGEWIGRSLGDLPFFDHPVNRLNDIDDAVNRKDWVFAHLQSAVTGWHVLVLQPRDALLRKLSRIKWITLVIVFVTLLISIAVSFSISGVITKPIQKIVLSMKKFQRGDFSQNVQFKGNDEIGQLGSGYNIMVQRIKDLINDVYASEIKQRQAELKLLQSQINPHFFYNTLNSIAWSAHKNNDHQVADMIYSLSGIFKISLNAGKEVIPLQQEFELVRHYLSLQKFRYSGKLNYEIEMLPELKNVNIPKLLIQPLVENAVVHGIEPLADDNGLICVSAALSADGRFIEINITDNGVGIPEDKLREMNLQLRANSDPGSSSGENFALLNIRNRIRLFYGEDASLHIQSVFGSGTRVMLTLPYKGKI